A region of Myxococcus stipitatus DSM 14675 DNA encodes the following proteins:
- a CDS encoding PilZ domain-containing protein, whose translation MGSPRVNALEEYKSLLERQRTQALGPEEEQRLELLRDVLLELGALPPEGSPLPVRAARAEAVLEVTFANQDDVVRAYSKNIGAGGLALRTTRALPVGSTLELRITLPDTPQALRTLAQVAWSRDDEMGVAFTQLPPEAERRLKHFLTQDASLLQRVRGVLNADVMQWLTKDVRELGKGAVPQAATAVELDTRVPVLVSLTDTRLLALVSELFEQKGLRIATDTTRPAPIIVVDTGTALDVLSTAARPGTRVILVNVSGPDSLMGRLTNLNPAAFVKHPASAASVLLAVERLLAVTKTS comes from the coding sequence ATGGGAAGTCCACGTGTCAACGCGCTGGAGGAGTACAAGTCCCTGTTGGAACGCCAACGCACGCAGGCCCTCGGCCCCGAGGAAGAGCAGCGCCTGGAACTCCTGCGCGACGTGCTCCTGGAGCTGGGCGCCCTTCCTCCCGAAGGCAGTCCGCTTCCCGTCCGCGCCGCGCGCGCGGAGGCTGTGCTCGAGGTGACATTCGCCAACCAGGACGACGTGGTGCGCGCGTACAGCAAGAACATCGGCGCCGGAGGGCTGGCCCTCCGGACGACGCGCGCGCTGCCGGTGGGCAGCACCCTGGAGCTGCGAATCACCCTCCCCGACACACCGCAGGCCCTGCGCACCCTCGCGCAGGTGGCGTGGTCTCGCGACGACGAGATGGGCGTGGCCTTCACCCAGCTTCCTCCGGAGGCGGAGCGCCGGCTGAAGCACTTCCTCACGCAGGACGCGTCGCTGCTCCAGCGCGTGCGCGGCGTGCTGAATGCGGATGTGATGCAGTGGCTGACCAAGGACGTGCGCGAACTGGGCAAGGGCGCCGTGCCCCAGGCCGCCACCGCCGTGGAGCTGGACACGCGAGTGCCCGTGCTGGTGAGCCTGACGGACACGCGCCTGCTCGCGCTGGTCTCCGAGTTGTTCGAACAGAAGGGCCTGCGCATCGCGACGGACACCACCCGGCCCGCGCCCATCATCGTCGTGGACACCGGCACCGCGCTCGACGTGCTCAGCACCGCGGCCCGCCCGGGCACCCGCGTCATCCTGGTCAATGTCAGCGGCCCCGACTCGCTGATGGGACGACTGACGAACCTCAACCCCGCCGCCTTCGTGAAGCACCCGGCCAGCGCCGCCTCGGTGCTGCTGGCGGTGGAGCGGCTGCTCGCGGTCACGAAGACGTCCTGA
- a CDS encoding lysophospholipid acyltransferase family protein, protein MSSLLRWTVACAAMPPLLLPALALGPLRPSSSDALMRTWCLWARRVFGVDVDVVDHNEGGYDDGAPYVFLQLNQTSLSEAFVTTAALPRWALIFMNIEFAALPFIGWVPVSQGSVVVVRQWSAQARRAVDRAADAMRRGACFYMSIEGRRSPDGALGPYKKGAAVLAIRSGARIVPMVFHGARDVLPFGEWRVRPGRVRVELLPAIETEGLSYADRDALVERLRVLAQSQGLGRPPG, encoded by the coding sequence TTGAGTAGCCTCCTTCGCTGGACCGTGGCCTGTGCCGCGATGCCTCCCTTGCTGCTCCCCGCGCTCGCGCTGGGGCCGCTGCGCCCGAGCTCCTCCGATGCGCTCATGCGCACCTGGTGTCTCTGGGCGCGTCGCGTCTTCGGCGTGGACGTGGACGTGGTCGACCACAACGAGGGGGGGTATGACGACGGCGCGCCGTATGTCTTCCTCCAGCTGAACCAGACGAGCCTGAGCGAGGCGTTCGTCACCACCGCGGCGCTGCCTCGGTGGGCGCTCATCTTCATGAACATCGAGTTCGCGGCGCTGCCCTTCATCGGGTGGGTGCCGGTGTCGCAAGGCTCCGTGGTGGTGGTGCGTCAATGGAGCGCGCAGGCGCGGCGCGCCGTGGACCGGGCCGCGGACGCGATGCGCAGGGGCGCCTGCTTCTACATGTCCATCGAGGGCCGTCGCAGCCCCGACGGCGCGCTGGGGCCGTACAAGAAGGGCGCGGCGGTGCTCGCCATCCGCTCCGGGGCCCGCATCGTCCCCATGGTGTTTCATGGCGCGCGGGACGTGCTCCCGTTCGGCGAGTGGCGCGTGCGGCCGGGCCGCGTGCGCGTGGAGCTGCTCCCCGCCATCGAGACGGAGGGCCTGTCCTACGCGGACCGGGACGCGCTGGTGGAGCGGCTGCGCGTGCTGGCGCAGTCCCAGGGGCTGGGGCGTCCTCCAGGCTGA
- a CDS encoding amidase, giving the protein MAYQRNPVKAPRVSGLALKAFVNTLESSVGAPVLEKLVRDSGITPWRELSPGDAPPLQFPLPPGAPATEPQSPAEQAVRAIAARASPPERETVGAFVRAYRDGQVDPVTVARRLHATLDTLEQGDARMGMFITRKPEEVLRAAEASAERLRAGRPLSVLDGVPVVVKDEVDVAGYPTTLGTRFRNQVAAVDATVAARLRAAGALILGKANMQEIGINPIGLNPHHGAVRNPWNRGHITGGSSSGSAAVVAAGLCPLGVGADGGGSIRIPAALCGIVGLKATWGRIPETGVPPLCWNVGHVGPMGLTVDDVAALYAVLAGPDGKDVVAQNQPAHHLSGYERADLTGIRLGICWPYFEDAAPDVVARCKDAVKALTDAGAVVVEIPAPDLNTVLWTHSCIILSEMAESMLPHTRERVSDFGLDSRTNLAIGRHFRATDLVHALRHRHRLTRELLAVMSGVDVIITPTTAISAPAIPESTLPEGESNLQVADALMRFVREGNLTGFPALSVPAGHDRAGLPVGVQLMGRPFEEHLLLRLGRVVESATPVRTPSLHVTALR; this is encoded by the coding sequence ATGGCCTATCAACGCAATCCCGTGAAGGCGCCGCGCGTGTCGGGGCTCGCGCTCAAGGCATTCGTCAACACGCTGGAGAGCTCGGTCGGGGCTCCCGTGTTGGAGAAGCTGGTGCGGGACAGTGGCATCACCCCCTGGCGGGAGCTGTCGCCCGGAGACGCGCCGCCGCTCCAGTTCCCCCTGCCTCCCGGTGCGCCCGCGACGGAGCCCCAGTCCCCGGCCGAGCAGGCCGTGCGCGCCATCGCCGCGCGGGCCTCCCCGCCGGAGCGCGAGACGGTGGGCGCGTTCGTGCGGGCCTACCGCGACGGACAGGTGGACCCCGTCACGGTGGCGCGCCGGCTCCATGCGACGCTGGACACGCTGGAGCAGGGGGACGCGCGGATGGGGATGTTCATCACGCGCAAGCCCGAGGAGGTGCTGCGAGCCGCGGAGGCCTCCGCGGAGCGCCTGCGCGCGGGACGTCCGCTGAGCGTGCTGGACGGCGTGCCGGTGGTGGTGAAGGACGAGGTGGACGTGGCGGGCTACCCCACGACGCTCGGCACCCGGTTCAGGAACCAGGTGGCGGCGGTGGATGCGACGGTGGCCGCGCGCCTGCGGGCCGCGGGGGCGCTCATCCTGGGCAAGGCCAACATGCAGGAGATTGGCATCAACCCCATCGGGCTGAATCCGCACCACGGCGCCGTGCGCAACCCGTGGAACCGGGGGCACATCACGGGGGGCAGCTCCAGTGGCTCGGCGGCGGTGGTGGCCGCGGGCCTGTGCCCGCTGGGTGTCGGCGCGGACGGAGGCGGCTCCATCCGAATCCCCGCGGCGCTGTGCGGCATCGTCGGGCTCAAGGCCACCTGGGGCCGCATCCCCGAGACGGGCGTGCCGCCGCTCTGCTGGAACGTGGGCCATGTCGGGCCCATGGGGCTGACGGTCGACGACGTCGCGGCCCTGTACGCGGTGCTCGCCGGGCCCGATGGCAAGGACGTGGTGGCGCAGAATCAGCCCGCGCACCACCTGTCGGGCTATGAGCGCGCGGACCTGACGGGGATTCGGCTGGGCATCTGCTGGCCGTACTTCGAGGACGCCGCGCCCGACGTGGTGGCGCGCTGCAAGGACGCGGTGAAGGCGCTCACGGACGCGGGCGCGGTGGTGGTGGAGATTCCCGCGCCGGACCTGAACACGGTGCTCTGGACGCACAGCTGCATCATCCTGAGCGAGATGGCGGAGTCGATGCTGCCGCACACGCGCGAGCGGGTCTCCGACTTCGGGCTCGACTCGCGCACGAACCTGGCCATCGGCCGGCACTTCCGCGCCACGGACCTGGTGCACGCGCTGCGACACCGCCACCGGCTGACGCGAGAGCTGCTCGCCGTCATGTCCGGCGTGGACGTCATCATCACCCCCACGACGGCCATCTCCGCGCCCGCCATCCCCGAGTCGACGCTCCCCGAGGGGGAGTCGAACCTCCAGGTCGCGGACGCGCTGATGCGCTTCGTGCGCGAGGGCAACCTGACGGGCTTCCCCGCGCTGTCCGTCCCCGCGGGCCATGACCGCGCGGGCCTGCCCGTGGGCGTGCAGCTCATGGGGCGCCCCTTCGAGGAGCACCTGCTCTTGCGCCTGGGGCGCGTGGTGGAGAGCGCCACGCCCGTGCGCACGCCGTCGCTCCACGTCACCGCCTTGCGGTGA
- a CDS encoding glycoside hydrolase family 6 protein, translated as MRWNQQGRWLPVVLAASVWSACGPASPPAPEPDSQGVVSAGLAELVVNGDFSGGSVAPWWSGPNTQSVVENGRLRVNVTGNPANPWDAPMGQDGIALVNGQSYTLAFTASASAPVTVRVTAQLGTAPYTAPLDQRITLDGTPRAFSFPFTSNLGTTAGQVTFQLGGAGAFSAFLDNVSLSTGGGGGGGPLGMTSGFYVDPDSNPAVWVRNNGWDSRAAGIQSAIASKAGAKWFGNWSGDIASAVSSYVTAADAADKLPVLVAYNIPGRDCGSHSGGGAGSPEAYRTWISAFVTGLGNRPAVVIIEPDAVAQLDCLPDDTERNTRLGLLRYATEQLRDRAPNTWAYLDGGNAGWIAADTMAQRLESAGARNIRGFALNVSNYYLTSASTAYGAAVNSALNTRYAYTRPFVVDTSRNGNGHNGDWCNPAGRKLGALSQAGGGAEMLLWVKVPGDSDGNCGIAPNTPAGTFSPDIATRLISGT; from the coding sequence ATGCGATGGAATCAACAGGGGCGCTGGCTCCCCGTGGTGCTGGCGGCGTCCGTCTGGAGTGCCTGTGGCCCGGCGTCACCGCCCGCGCCCGAACCGGACTCGCAAGGCGTGGTCTCCGCGGGGCTCGCCGAGCTCGTCGTGAACGGCGACTTCAGCGGAGGCTCGGTGGCGCCCTGGTGGAGCGGCCCCAACACGCAGTCGGTGGTGGAGAACGGGCGGCTGCGGGTCAACGTCACGGGCAACCCGGCGAATCCGTGGGATGCGCCCATGGGACAGGATGGCATCGCCCTGGTGAACGGTCAGTCGTACACCTTGGCGTTCACCGCGTCGGCCTCCGCGCCCGTGACGGTGCGGGTGACGGCGCAGCTGGGGACGGCGCCGTACACCGCGCCGTTGGACCAGCGCATCACCTTGGATGGCACGCCGCGCGCGTTCTCGTTCCCCTTCACCTCGAACCTGGGCACGACGGCCGGGCAGGTGACCTTCCAACTGGGCGGCGCGGGGGCCTTCTCCGCGTTCCTGGACAACGTCTCGCTCTCCACGGGCGGTGGAGGTGGTGGTGGGCCGCTGGGGATGACCAGCGGCTTCTACGTGGACCCGGACTCCAACCCCGCCGTGTGGGTGCGCAACAACGGCTGGGACTCGCGCGCGGCGGGCATCCAGAGCGCCATCGCGAGCAAGGCGGGGGCGAAGTGGTTCGGCAACTGGAGCGGAGACATCGCGTCGGCGGTCTCCAGCTACGTCACCGCGGCGGACGCGGCGGACAAGCTGCCGGTGCTCGTGGCCTACAACATCCCTGGGCGCGACTGTGGCAGCCACTCAGGGGGCGGCGCGGGCAGCCCGGAGGCGTACCGGACGTGGATCTCCGCGTTCGTCACCGGCCTGGGCAACCGCCCGGCCGTGGTCATCATCGAGCCCGACGCGGTGGCGCAGCTCGACTGCCTCCCCGATGACACGGAGCGCAACACGCGGCTGGGCCTCTTGCGGTACGCGACGGAGCAGCTGCGAGATCGCGCGCCCAACACCTGGGCCTACCTGGATGGCGGCAACGCGGGCTGGATTGCCGCCGACACCATGGCGCAGCGGCTGGAGTCCGCGGGCGCGCGCAACATCCGAGGCTTCGCCCTCAACGTGTCGAACTATTACCTCACGAGCGCCTCCACGGCGTACGGCGCGGCGGTCAACAGCGCGCTGAACACGCGCTATGCGTACACGCGTCCCTTCGTGGTGGACACCAGCCGCAACGGCAACGGCCACAACGGCGACTGGTGCAACCCCGCGGGCCGCAAGCTGGGCGCGTTGTCACAAGCAGGTGGAGGCGCGGAGATGCTCCTGTGGGTGAAGGTGCCTGGGGACTCCGACGGAAACTGCGGCATCGCGCCGAACACGCCCGCGGGCACGTTCAGTCCCGACATCGCCACGCGCCTCATCTCGGGTACGTGA
- a CDS encoding M14 family zinc carboxypeptidase, protein MSELLTRAEASNYAETSRHSDVLAFIDELCRRTKLARRVDFGTSGEGQPLVSLVVSDRNCFTPEQARKQKKVVVMVEANIHAGEVEGKEALLALARDLTLTKLGQKVLDRVCLVLIPNFNPDGNDRISPNNRKLNLKSLEGQVNPEGGVGTRYTGEGWNLNRDSMKQEAPETRAVAKLHQAWWPEVFIDCHTTDGSIHDFDLTFDTSHSNEPLFQELRDYNREMLERVSAAVQKRHGFDSYWYGNYREEDVPTSGWHTYPALPRFGSHYRGLLGRLDVLLETYSYIDYPRRCAVIRAWLLELIREAARSAKACLSVTQAAQDAIIARGKTPDPRELVGINYGVATRDAEGALTYDYPAYAKPGDLARIQAFDEKSIAEHRFPGKKKKVYRVPHYRTFLPTHAVSTPEGYLVPAELAPRLEGHGIRFEALPKARSFLVDSYRVARREETFSPDVAANVPRPGEAEVPLSMKPKPVRFETVLTVAPERTTREFPQGTLYVPTAQRGGTLAVYLLEPHSDDGFCRWQFVDKQVEVGGLYPVHRVVSPAPAPKKAE, encoded by the coding sequence ATGTCCGAGCTGCTGACCCGCGCCGAAGCCTCGAATTACGCCGAAACCTCGCGTCATTCCGACGTGCTCGCCTTCATCGACGAGCTCTGCCGCCGTACGAAGCTCGCCCGACGGGTGGACTTCGGAACGAGCGGGGAGGGACAGCCGTTGGTGTCCCTCGTCGTGAGCGACCGCAACTGCTTCACGCCCGAGCAGGCGCGCAAGCAGAAGAAGGTCGTGGTGATGGTGGAGGCGAACATCCACGCGGGCGAGGTGGAGGGGAAGGAAGCCCTGCTCGCGCTCGCGCGGGATTTGACGCTGACGAAGCTGGGCCAGAAGGTGCTGGACCGGGTGTGCCTGGTCCTGATTCCCAACTTCAACCCGGACGGCAATGACCGCATCAGCCCCAACAACCGCAAGCTCAACCTGAAGAGCCTGGAGGGGCAGGTCAACCCCGAGGGAGGCGTGGGCACGCGCTACACGGGCGAGGGCTGGAACCTCAACCGCGACAGCATGAAGCAGGAGGCGCCGGAGACGCGCGCCGTCGCGAAGCTGCACCAGGCGTGGTGGCCGGAGGTGTTCATCGACTGCCACACCACGGACGGCAGCATCCACGACTTCGACCTGACGTTCGACACGTCGCACTCGAACGAGCCGCTGTTCCAGGAGCTGCGGGACTACAACCGGGAGATGCTGGAGCGCGTCTCGGCGGCGGTGCAGAAGCGCCACGGCTTCGACAGCTACTGGTACGGCAACTACCGCGAGGAGGATGTCCCCACCTCGGGCTGGCACACCTACCCGGCGCTCCCGCGCTTCGGCAGCCACTACCGCGGCCTGCTGGGCCGGCTGGACGTGCTGCTGGAGACGTACAGCTACATCGACTACCCGCGCCGCTGCGCGGTGATTCGCGCGTGGCTGCTGGAGTTGATTCGCGAGGCGGCCCGGAGCGCGAAGGCCTGCCTCTCCGTCACCCAGGCCGCGCAGGACGCCATCATCGCGCGCGGCAAGACGCCGGACCCGCGGGAGCTGGTGGGCATCAACTACGGCGTGGCCACCCGCGACGCGGAAGGGGCGCTGACGTACGACTACCCGGCCTACGCGAAGCCCGGGGACCTGGCGCGCATCCAGGCGTTCGACGAGAAGAGCATCGCGGAGCACCGCTTCCCCGGGAAGAAGAAGAAGGTCTACCGCGTGCCGCACTACCGCACGTTCCTCCCCACGCATGCGGTGAGCACGCCGGAGGGCTACCTGGTGCCCGCGGAGCTGGCGCCCCGGCTGGAAGGCCACGGCATCCGCTTCGAGGCCCTCCCGAAGGCGCGCTCCTTCCTGGTGGACAGCTACCGCGTCGCCCGCCGCGAGGAGACCTTCAGCCCCGACGTGGCGGCGAACGTCCCGCGTCCGGGCGAGGCCGAGGTGCCGCTGAGCATGAAGCCCAAGCCCGTGCGCTTCGAGACGGTGCTCACGGTGGCGCCCGAGCGCACCACGCGTGAGTTCCCCCAGGGCACGCTCTATGTCCCCACCGCCCAGCGCGGCGGCACGTTGGCCGTGTACCTGCTGGAGCCGCACTCCGATGACGGCTTCTGCCGGTGGCAGTTCGTGGACAAGCAGGTGGAGGTGGGCGGGCTGTACCCCGTGCACCGCGTGGTGAGCCCCGCTCCCGCGCCGAAGAAGGCGGAGTAG
- a CDS encoding sensor histidine kinase codes for MRDEDKARRGAGEVAPLPSWAVWTGALGWWLADAFVAVSQVRILQRLGEVKAPDEELWRMSLTSSLLWVPITVLCLRLSERVPLSLRGGARPWVAHLAALFGVLFGRAAFVMLTQDLVGWYERMPSVPDLLAQSVANNLLPFVLLTAGGHALGLARRAHVRQRRADQLQAQLAEARLQALASQLRPHFLFNALNAVASLVHADPDGAERMLARLGDLLRQSLESHGRQEVTLREELAALTPYLDIEQIRFGPRLQVAWSLAPDVMDARVPFLALQPLVENAIRHGLAPRAEPGRIEITAEREGTVLRLSVRDDGMGPPPEGPVRVGGVGLSNLRARLVTLYGPRAGLELRRGTPRGAVAELRVPLDDGLEGERVAA; via the coding sequence ATGCGTGATGAGGACAAGGCCCGACGGGGGGCCGGAGAGGTCGCACCGCTGCCGTCCTGGGCTGTCTGGACGGGGGCCTTGGGCTGGTGGCTCGCCGATGCGTTCGTCGCGGTGAGCCAGGTGCGCATCCTCCAGCGCCTGGGCGAGGTGAAGGCGCCGGACGAGGAGCTGTGGCGCATGTCGCTCACCAGCTCGCTCTTGTGGGTCCCCATCACGGTGCTGTGTCTGCGCTTGTCGGAGCGCGTGCCCCTGTCGCTGCGGGGCGGCGCGCGCCCGTGGGTGGCGCACCTCGCGGCGCTGTTCGGGGTGCTCTTCGGACGGGCGGCCTTCGTCATGCTCACGCAGGACCTGGTGGGCTGGTACGAGCGGATGCCGAGCGTGCCGGACCTGCTGGCCCAGAGCGTGGCCAACAACCTGCTGCCCTTCGTGTTGCTGACGGCGGGAGGGCACGCGCTGGGGCTCGCGAGGCGAGCGCACGTGCGGCAGCGGCGCGCGGACCAGCTGCAGGCGCAGCTCGCGGAGGCGCGGCTGCAGGCCCTGGCGTCGCAGCTCCGGCCGCACTTCCTGTTCAACGCGCTCAACGCGGTGGCCTCGCTGGTCCACGCGGACCCGGATGGCGCCGAGCGGATGCTGGCGCGGCTGGGGGACCTGCTGCGCCAGAGCCTGGAGTCCCACGGCCGGCAGGAGGTGACGCTGCGCGAGGAGCTGGCGGCGCTGACGCCGTACCTGGACATCGAGCAGATTCGCTTCGGGCCCCGGCTGCAGGTGGCGTGGAGCCTGGCGCCGGATGTGATGGACGCGCGGGTGCCCTTCCTGGCGCTGCAGCCGCTGGTGGAGAACGCCATCCGCCATGGCCTGGCGCCGCGCGCGGAGCCGGGGCGAATCGAAATCACGGCCGAGCGGGAGGGGACGGTGCTGCGGTTGTCCGTCCGGGACGACGGCATGGGGCCTCCGCCGGAGGGGCCGGTCCGGGTGGGCGGCGTGGGGCTGTCCAACCTGCGCGCGCGGCTGGTGACTTTGTACGGGCCCCGGGCGGGCCTGGAGCTGCGCCGGGGGACTCCTCGCGGCGCGGTGGCGGAGCTGCGTGTGCCGCTGGATGACGGTCTTGAAGGAGAGCGGGTGGCGGCATGA
- a CDS encoding LytR/AlgR family response regulator transcription factor → MSGELVETSLLRVALADDEPLARSRLRALLSAEPHVEVVMEASSGAEAVRGVLEAAPDVLLLDIEMPAGDGFEVLRALPPEVLPVVVFVTAWQQHAVKAFEAQALDFLLKPYDKERFRAALARARQQVRLLRRGESGARREALLSGLALAEAPLRRLPVKVDGRIRFVDCASITHVEAEANYVRVHAEGEQHVLRETLTHLEERLDPRRFLRVHRSVLINLDKVREMEPLSQGEYLLVLGTRGVAVRTGRSHRARVEAALGLGASVTESR, encoded by the coding sequence ATGAGTGGAGAGCTCGTGGAGACGTCGCTGTTGCGTGTGGCGCTGGCGGATGACGAGCCGCTGGCCCGGTCCCGCCTGCGCGCGCTGTTGTCGGCGGAGCCTCACGTCGAGGTGGTGATGGAGGCGTCCAGCGGCGCGGAGGCGGTGCGCGGCGTGCTGGAGGCCGCGCCGGATGTGTTGCTGCTCGACATCGAGATGCCCGCGGGAGACGGGTTCGAGGTCCTGCGCGCGCTGCCGCCCGAGGTGTTGCCGGTGGTGGTGTTCGTCACCGCCTGGCAGCAGCACGCGGTGAAGGCCTTCGAGGCCCAGGCGCTCGACTTCCTGCTCAAGCCCTATGACAAGGAGCGCTTCCGCGCGGCGCTGGCCCGGGCGCGTCAGCAGGTCCGGCTGCTGCGGCGCGGTGAGTCCGGGGCGAGGCGCGAGGCGCTCCTGTCTGGCCTGGCCCTGGCCGAGGCTCCGCTGCGCCGGCTCCCCGTCAAGGTGGACGGGCGCATCCGCTTCGTGGACTGCGCCTCCATCACCCACGTGGAGGCCGAGGCCAACTACGTGCGGGTGCACGCGGAAGGGGAGCAGCACGTCCTGCGCGAGACGCTGACGCACCTGGAGGAGCGCCTGGACCCTCGGCGCTTCCTGCGGGTCCACCGCTCCGTGCTCATCAACCTGGACAAGGTGCGGGAGATGGAGCCGCTCTCGCAAGGGGAGTACCTGCTGGTGCTGGGCACGCGCGGTGTCGCGGTGCGCACCGGGCGAAGCCACCGCGCCCGCGTGGAGGCCGCGCTGGGGCTGGGCGCGTCGGTGACGGAGTCGCGCTGA
- a CDS encoding TolB family protein — protein sequence MSSSSRCIPALLAALALSTSASAAAPRTPEVLAPGFISLPDQEEWRIAFTPDGRTAFWGVSSGFFPETRQATIVFSEWRDGRWSEPRPAPFSGVYSDIDPFVSPDGRRLFFSSIRPLNGEPRADIEVWVVERRRDGGWSEPRHLGGTALSTGDELYPSVDAQGTLYFASDREGGYGAWDLYRSKLRADGTYGPAENLGPGVNTEYWEFNPHVTPDGKTMLFASIGRPDGYGYGDLYVSQRTWRGWQPARNLGPTVNTALDEYHPTLSPDHRTLYFVRHQYEPFVPSELYHVRVGRLLPELDVCDVHH from the coding sequence ATGTCATCGTCATCGCGTTGCATCCCCGCGTTGCTCGCCGCGCTTGCCCTGTCCACCTCCGCGTCCGCGGCCGCTCCGCGCACGCCGGAGGTGCTGGCTCCTGGCTTCATCTCCTTGCCCGACCAGGAGGAGTGGCGCATCGCCTTCACGCCGGACGGTCGCACCGCCTTCTGGGGCGTGAGCTCCGGCTTCTTCCCGGAGACGCGCCAGGCCACCATCGTCTTCTCCGAGTGGCGTGACGGCCGCTGGTCGGAGCCGCGTCCCGCGCCCTTCTCGGGCGTGTACTCGGACATCGACCCGTTCGTCTCCCCGGATGGGCGCCGCCTGTTCTTCTCCTCCATCCGCCCGCTCAACGGCGAGCCTCGCGCCGATATCGAGGTGTGGGTGGTGGAGCGCCGCCGCGACGGAGGCTGGAGCGAGCCGCGCCACCTGGGCGGCACCGCGCTCAGCACCGGCGATGAGCTGTACCCGAGCGTGGACGCGCAGGGCACGCTCTACTTCGCCTCGGACCGCGAGGGCGGCTACGGCGCGTGGGACTTGTACCGCTCCAAGCTCCGCGCGGACGGCACCTACGGGCCCGCGGAGAACCTGGGGCCGGGCGTCAACACGGAGTACTGGGAGTTCAACCCCCACGTCACGCCGGATGGGAAGACGATGCTCTTCGCGTCCATCGGCCGGCCGGATGGGTATGGCTATGGCGACTTGTACGTCTCCCAGCGCACGTGGCGAGGCTGGCAGCCCGCGCGCAACCTGGGCCCGACGGTGAACACGGCGCTGGACGAGTACCACCCGACGCTCTCGCCCGACCACCGCACGCTCTACTTCGTGCGGCACCAGTATGAGCCGTTCGTCCCGAGCGAGCTCTACCACGTCCGCGTGGGGCGGCTCCTCCCCGAGCTGGACGTGTGCGACGTGCATCACTGA